The genomic stretch CTGCAGGCGGAGGTTTCCAAGGAGCTGCTGATCTCGATCTTCTTCCCGCGCACGCCCCTGCACGACGGGGCGGCGGTGATCACGGGCAGCCTGCTGCAGGCGGCCAAGTGCATTCTGCCCCTCAGCACCGCGCCCATGGAGGGCCTGGGCAACCTGGGCACCCGGCATCGCGCCGCCTTGGGGATTTCAGAGGAATCCGATGCGGTGGTGGTGGTGGTGTCGGAGGAGACCGGCCAGATCCGCTTGGCCATTGGCGGCAAGTTGACCCTGATCCGCGACGAGGTTCACCTGGCGGAGGCCCTGCGGCGCGCCTTCAGCAAGGATGCCCGCCCGAGCGACCTGCCGGAGGAGTCCGCCTCCGCCGCCTGAGTTCCGCCGGGTTCAGGTCCGGGCCGGGCGCGGCAGGGTGAAGGGCTCCTGCGCCCAATCACCCCGCACCATCAACCAGGACGGTCCGTCGTGTTCGAAGAGCCGGGGGACAGCTTGTGCCTGGGGGCAGATGCGGTCGGGGGCGAAGGCCAGCTCCACCTGGCGGCAGGTGCCGGGCAAACGGGGCCAGAGCTGCTCCCAATCCGGCAGCCGCGGGGCCACCACGTCGAAGAGGCGCAGCAGCTCGCCCTCCACTTCCAGACAGAGCAGACAATCCAACTCCTCGCAGTACCAGAGCGGGCGGCGTCCCTCGTTGAACAGGAAGACGGCCTGCTCCGGGCCCACGCCCACCACCTGCGAGACCGGCTCGCGCGTCTCCAATAGCCGGTGCAGGCGGGCCAGATCCGCCGCGTTGGCGAGGTCCAGCCGCCGCAGCGTGCCGGTGGGCGTTCGGGGCGGACAGGGCGGCAGGAAGGCGCACTCCTCCACGTGGCGAAAACCGAAGGGTGTGAAGTACTCGGGGTGCTCCGTGGTCAGCACCAGGGTGGGGTAGCGCGTGTCCGCGTACGCCAGCAGTTCCGCCATCAGCGTGCCGTAGAGCCCCTGGCGGCGCCGCGTCGGGTCGGTGGCCACGGCGTGGACGCTGCCCGCCCGGACGGGACGGCCCGCCAGCACCAGGGGCAGCTCGATCAGGCCCACGTGGGCGAGGATCCGGTCGTTCTCCCACTGCACGAATGGCGTCGAGGCGTCCTCCCAGGCCGCGCCCAGGGCGCGGATGGCGCGGGCCCCGCCGGCGATGCCGGGAAAGACCTGGTCCAACAGGGCGAACAGGGCCGGGGCGAGTTGCGGGTCGGAGGAGAAGTCGGCGCGCACGGGGCTCCTAGAAATTGAAGTGCAGGCCCAGGGCGAACACCCACTGGCTGTCGTCCAGACCTGTGCTTTTCAGATAGTAGCGGAACAGCGGGCAGAACGACAGGTTGGCGCGGGGCTGGATCAGGAGTCCCACCTCCGGCGTCAGGCCCGCGAACAAGTCGGTGATCCGCGAGCTCTCCTCCCCGTCCTCGTCCACGGCGCCGTCGTTGTCGTTGTCCACGTCGTCCTCCTCCGCCGGAAAACTCTCCCCGGCCGCCGCCAGCGTGACGCCCAGGCCGGCGAAGGGCACCAGCCACTGGCGGCGCATGGGGAACAGGTGCCGCCGCAGGCTGAGGAAGCCTTCCATCATCAGGTCCTCATGCAGCTCGGCGCCCAGCAGGCCCACGCCCAGGGTCAGCGAGCCCGTCTCCCCGGCCGCGTGCAGACCCAGCCGCAGCCCCAGGTAGCCGGGATCGTCGGCCACGGCCAATTCCGCCAAGAGGCCGGGCACGAACCCGGCCTCCGCCGGGGCCTCCTCCGGGAGGGTTGATTCAGGCGGCGTGCGGGTGGACGCGAGCGCGGGACTGGCCGGCCCGGACAGAAGAAAGAGCAGGAGCAGGCCCGACAGGCCGGCGGCTGGGGCGGCCCGCCGTATCACAACCAGTGCCGGAACCAGAACCCGACCAGCAGGGCGCAGCTGACGGAGAGCAGCGTGCCGATGAGCACGTACTCGGCGAAGTTGCGCTCGTCCAAGTCCTTGAAGCGGGCGAAGCCCTTGGCCGCCAGCAACAGGCCCAGCCCCTCCAACTGCCCGTGCAGGGCCAGCAGGCAGACGATCCCGCGCTCCAGCAGGCCGATCACCCGGCCCCGGGCCGGCTCGTGGGGGCTGGCATGTGGGGAGAGCGGCCCGGGAATCAGGGCGTAGCGCTTGAGAAT from Candidatus Delongbacteria bacterium encodes the following:
- a CDS encoding GNAT family N-acetyltransferase, producing MRADFSSDPQLAPALFALLDQVFPGIAGGARAIRALGAAWEDASTPFVQWENDRILAHVGLIELPLVLAGRPVRAGSVHAVATDPTRRRQGLYGTLMAELLAYADTRYPTLVLTTEHPEYFTPFGFRHVEECAFLPPCPPRTPTGTLRRLDLANAADLARLHRLLETREPVSQVVGVGPEQAVFLFNEGRRPLWYCEELDCLLCLEVEGELLRLFDVVAPRLPDWEQLWPRLPGTCRQVELAFAPDRICPQAQAVPRLFEHDGPSWLMVRGDWAQEPFTLPRPART